A window of the Eubacterium sp. 1001713B170207_170306_E7 genome harbors these coding sequences:
- a CDS encoding phenylacetate--CoA ligase produces the protein MIWSLKETLPREEIREIQFKRLKKTLKHVYKNVPYYRNLFKANKIKPEDIRSLEDLRFLPFTTKEDLRMNYPFGLFAVPKEKIVRYHASSGTTGNPTVVGYTRKDLETWAECIARLVTMGGVTKRDTAHVSFGYGLFTGAFGLHQGLEKVGAGVVPMSSGNTQKQIKIMKDFGATVLIGTPSYALRLAEVAQDMGLDPAVDLNLRVGCFGGEGSTEAMRAKINEAFGLFATENYGMSELIGPGVSGECPALTGMHINEDHFIAEIIDPVTLEVLPEGETGELVITPITKQALPLIRYRTKDITHLDYTTCACGRTTARMAKIEGRTDDMLIISGVNVFPSQIEEVLLSIDGIGSNYLITVSKKGYLDKIEIDVEVVDHDLLDSVTKLEALYSEIKTKLHTILGIHPTIHLVEPKSLKRSEGKAQRVLDLRGEK, from the coding sequence ATGATTTGGTCATTAAAAGAAACCCTGCCCCGTGAAGAAATCCGTGAAATTCAATTCAAACGTCTGAAAAAAACACTCAAGCACGTGTACAAAAATGTGCCCTACTACCGAAACCTGTTTAAGGCCAATAAAATCAAGCCTGAGGATATCCGCTCTCTGGAGGATCTGCGTTTCCTCCCCTTCACCACCAAGGAGGACCTGCGGATGAACTATCCCTTTGGCCTGTTCGCGGTGCCTAAGGAAAAAATCGTGCGCTACCACGCGTCCTCCGGTACCACCGGCAACCCCACCGTGGTGGGCTACACCAGGAAGGATCTTGAAACCTGGGCCGAATGTATCGCCCGCCTGGTTACCATGGGCGGCGTGACAAAACGGGATACCGCCCATGTATCCTTTGGCTACGGCCTGTTCACCGGGGCTTTTGGCCTGCACCAGGGCCTTGAAAAGGTGGGCGCCGGGGTCGTGCCCATGTCCAGCGGCAATACCCAGAAGCAGATAAAAATCATGAAGGATTTTGGCGCCACCGTCCTCATCGGCACGCCATCCTACGCGCTGCGCCTGGCCGAAGTGGCCCAGGATATGGGCCTGGATCCGGCAGTGGATTTAAACCTGCGGGTCGGCTGTTTTGGCGGCGAGGGCTCCACCGAGGCCATGCGCGCCAAGATCAACGAGGCCTTTGGCCTGTTCGCCACTGAAAACTACGGGATGAGCGAGCTCATCGGGCCCGGTGTCTCCGGCGAGTGCCCTGCGCTCACCGGCATGCACATCAATGAGGACCATTTTATCGCGGAAATCATTGACCCGGTCACCCTGGAGGTACTGCCAGAGGGCGAAACCGGCGAGCTGGTCATCACCCCCATCACCAAGCAGGCCCTGCCGCTGATCCGTTACCGCACCAAGGATATCACCCATCTCGACTACACCACCTGCGCCTGTGGCCGCACCACGGCCCGCATGGCTAAAATCGAAGGCCGTACCGACGATATGCTCATCATCAGCGGCGTCAATGTCTTCCCGTCTCAGATTGAGGAAGTGCTGCTGAGCATTGACGGCATTGGCTCCAACTATCTGATTACCGTGAGCAAGAAGGGGTATCTGGATAAAATCGAGATTGATGTGGAGGTGGTCGACCACGACCTGCTGGATTCGGTGACCAAGCTGGAAGCGCTTTACTCCGAAATCAAGACCAAGCTGCACACCATTCTGGGAATCCACCCAACCATCCACCTCGTTGAACCCAAGAGCTTAAAACGTTCCGAAGGAAAGGCCCAGCGTGTCCTCGACCTTCGGGGCGAAAAATAA
- a CDS encoding amino acid-binding protein, translating to MLIKQLSIFIENKKGHLASITKVICDAGIDIRAISVFDSSEFGILRLVVNEPYKAAELLKEAGHVAKMTDVLAVEPEDRIGAMYRIFDTLSDNDINVEYVYSFVMRNQSAMPLVIMKTSDQEKAIEVLKSSGVIVLPKEEVYQVD from the coding sequence ATGTTAATTAAACAATTATCCATTTTTATCGAAAACAAAAAAGGACACCTCGCCAGCATCACCAAGGTGATCTGTGACGCCGGAATTGATATCCGGGCCATCTCGGTTTTTGACAGCTCCGAGTTCGGCATTCTCCGTCTGGTTGTCAACGAGCCCTACAAAGCCGCTGAGCTTTTGAAGGAAGCCGGCCATGTGGCCAAAATGACCGATGTGCTGGCCGTTGAGCCTGAGGACCGTATCGGAGCCATGTACCGCATTTTTGACACCCTGTCCGATAATGACATCAATGTGGAATACGTCTATTCCTTTGTCATGCGCAATCAAAGTGCCATGCCGCTGGTGATCATGAAAACCAGCGATCAGGAAAAAGCCATCGAGGTGCTCAAGAGCTCTGGCGTCATCGTCCTGCCAAAGGAAGAGGTGTATCAGGTCGACTAA